GGCGGCGGTTCCAGCACTACCGTCAGTACCAATCCCTCGACACCCGTGACACCAACGACCAACGCCAATAAACCTGCGTTGAAACAAGCCGCGAACAACACCGAACTCGAAACGCTGATCAAGCAGCAAATGCTGGAAATCTACGGCACGGTGCGCCCTGAAATATACCCTTGTGGCAGGGGTGGCATAGTGTGCGTAGCGGAGCCATCAATGACAACAAACGCACCTTCTGCTGTTGCCGACACCGCCAAAAACGTTTCCAGCACCAATACGCAGGAAACCAATGTCGACGAAGCCGACCGTCTGAAGACCGATGGTGAATACCTTTACGCTGCGGAATTAAACACGCCCAGCCTGAATATTTTCAAAGCGAATCAAGCCAGCGCCCCCTTTGTCTCGAAAATAACACTGGGTACTGACAGCAACGCTCGCCTGAGCGGTCTGTATCTGGATACTGCGAATAAAACACTCGTCGCCCTTGCCGAAGAACAACAGATGTACGGTATCTGGAGCCGCTGGTTCATCCCCAGCTACTGGCAAAACCAACAAACGCAAATGTACCTGTTGAACGTTGCTAACCCCGCAAATCCTGTGCAAACCGCCAAACTCACGGTGGATGGGCAAGCCATCAGCAGCCGCCGCATCGGTTCGACGATGTACGTTGCCACTCGCCACAGCCCCACCCTGCCCGGCTTGGAACAATACCCAAGCACCGAAGCAGCAGCAGCGGCAAACCGCACCCTCATCAACAATGCCAAATTGGCGGATTTCCTGCCCGATTACCAACTCAATGGCGGCAGCAAAACCGACATTTTCAGCGGTAATGATTGTTTCATGACACAATACACCGACAAGAAAAGCTACCAAACCAGCATCGTCAGCTTGCTGGCAATTGATCTGAACGACGCCACGCCCACCCCGCAAGGCAAGTGTTTCGCGGGTGATACCGAGACGTTGTACGCCTCCACCGAAGCCATTTATCTGGCGACCACCAGTTACAATTATTCCAATGATGCACTGACATCCACAGTAGTAAGCAATGACACGGCGGTTAGCACCAGCATCGCCTATGCACCGAATATCAGTACTGACCTGCACAAGTTTTCACTGGCAGGCGGCATCAACTACAAGGGTTCGGGTCGCGTA
The window above is part of the Thiothrix winogradskyi genome. Proteins encoded here:
- a CDS encoding beta-propeller domain-containing protein — encoded protein: MKNLHSLGLSISIALLLSACGGGGSSTTVSTNPSTPVTPTTNANKPALKQAANNTELETLIKQQMLEIYGTVRPEIYPCGRGGIVCVAEPSMTTNAPSAVADTAKNVSSTNTQETNVDEADRLKTDGEYLYAAELNTPSLNIFKANQASAPFVSKITLGTDSNARLSGLYLDTANKTLVALAEEQQMYGIWSRWFIPSYWQNQQTQMYLLNVANPANPVQTAKLTVDGQAISSRRIGSTMYVATRHSPTLPGLEQYPSTEAAAAANRTLINNAKLADFLPDYQLNGGSKTDIFSGNDCFMTQYTDKKSYQTSIVSLLAIDLNDATPTPQGKCFAGDTETLYASTEAIYLATTSYNYSNDALTSTVVSNDTAVSTSIAYAPNISTDLHKFSLAGGINYKGSGRVEGHLGWQQEMKPFRLSEHNDVLRLITYVGETPSTNPTPARLYTLQENAANKSLDILAKLPNATRPAPLGKPGEQIYATRFLGDRGYLVTFRATDPLYALDLSKPADPVMLGELEIDGYSDYLHPVGEHYLLGIGKDAVPDTTSNWGDGRGAWVQGVKVALIDVTDPTNPREQDKIIIGKRGTDTAVSQSHHALTSLQRGNNLQVAFPVSLHEGDTDYPPGPSVYYNWSRDQLYRLNINTQTGAMQALPPLVSNSATQDYLWPYDRSVMIDNYVYYLHGDKVLSQAW